The following DNA comes from Plasmodium vivax chromosome 11, whole genome shotgun sequence.
AAAATTTGACTTCTGTTTCGTTTCGTTGTCGAGAAGCAAGTGGCTTAGGTAAGAGCCCATGTTGCTGTCCGTAAGCACATagactccttttttatagGCCTGTATTTTATCTGCACTTTTGTTGAAGAGAACTGCCCAAACGTCTTTTCCGATCAGTTTAGCGATGTCCTTAGGGTCACTGAAATCGTTTTTGTAAATGAGTACTCTCTCGATGAGCTTCCTGCCGATGTGTTTGCCCATGCCTTTTAGCTTGCCAGATAAAACGTTGGCTAGCTGTTTTTCTTTGGCGCTACGGGGTGGGTGCGTGGAGCTGTCCTTGCCCGCGCCATTTGGCTCAAGCGCgctggggggggcggcgcaaTCTCCAAGCAGGTTTCCATTCGCGTCGTCAAGAAGTGCACCATTGCTCACCCCACCGCTAATAGCCCCCTCCTGCCGCGTGGGGATtcccaccgcttcccccagaAGCTGCTCCTCCCCGTGGGGTAACCTCTTTTCcgttgccccccccccgacATCCTCACCGTCAGAGGCATCGCTCCTCAACTCGAACTCACTGCCCAACGCAATCTCGCTGTTCTGCAAAATCTCATCATTCACTTTTACAATTTCGTATATCAACAGTAGGAGGGTCGACTTGGATAGCATCCCCTCACTCATCGTTCCTCTCTGGTGggtttacacttttttttttcgttcataG
Coding sequences within:
- a CDS encoding transport protein particle (TRAPP) component, Bet3, putative (encoded by transcript PVX_114060A), with translation MSEGMLSKSTLLLLIYEIVKVNDEILQNSEIALGSEFELRSDASDGEDVGGGATEKRLPHGEEQLLGEAVGIPTRQEGAISGGVSNGALLDDANGNLLGDCAAPPSALEPNGAGKDSSTHPPRSAKEKQLANVLSGKLKGMGKHIGRKLIERVLIYKNDFSDPKDIAKLIGKDVWAVLFNKSADKIQAYKKGVYVLTDSNMGSYLSHLLLDNETKQKSNFTHHVLVLIVGIIKGILARFRMKGSVTYTLDYPTCRALEGERESPRRLAVRGALA